The sequence below is a genomic window from Brevibacillus laterosporus.
AGTAAAAGCTCGCTTATCCGCACAAAAGGTTCTTCAAGAAGTGCGAGATGCTATGGGAATTCTCATGGTGTAATGTAAAAATGAATCGTCCAAATAAAATGTAGAGTATTGACAATTTGTGGTACATGAAGACAAAATAGAGAGATTGAACCAGACCAATGAATGAAAGGAGTTCGTTATGTCTGATGATCGCGGGAAGGAAAATGAAAAGAACACTCAGGGGGATGAAAATAAAAGAGCAGATGCAAATCGAACAACTGTAGTCCCACTGGATAAAGAAGCAGTAAATGAAATAGCAAAACTTACTCTTACAGGACAGCAGCCTATTGGTGGATTTCTTTACTTTGTTGGTTTTTCGTTAATACTAAATTTTGCTAGTAGCATTTTCAATTTTGTAGCTCTCTTCAACTCACTAGGTGAGGCATGGTTGATTCTTGAAAGATCAGAAATAAGGTATCCAACGATGGTGAAGGGGATTATTTCCTTTGAATTGTTTTACGCCATTCTCTTAATTATATCTGTCTGTTTACTCTTATTTCTTTTTTTTCGCAAGGATAAACGTTTTCCAAGCTATATGATCGGCTACATGATCATTACAATGTTGTTCTCTATGTTAGATATGTACCTAGTGGACGAGTACATCGGTAGCTTTATGCTTTTGGATAAAAGTACACCTTTTGCTTATATTCGTGAAGTCGTAATTAGCATTTTCTGGGTAACCTATTACGTCCGTTCTAAGAGGGTTAAGCTAACATTTGTACATGATCGGCCGCTATTTGCTTCGAAGAGATATGAGACACCACCTTATTCGTAAAACGGCATAAGCTATTCAACCCAAAAACCCCTTTCTGCCCGGCAACAGGCAAAAAGGGGTTTTACGTTCCCAAACATGTAACAGGTCATTTTTTTATTATTTGATCTCCTTCGCCAATTCACCATCACTAGGAACCTTGCCGTTGTACGCTAGGGAAGCTTTTGAGACTTGATTATTGTGAGCAACCTGTTTTTCCTGCTGTTGATGTTTATTAATAGGCCGTTCCGTTACATGTTCAGCATAAACAGGCATTGCCACTGAGTTTTGATTCATTTGCTGTGCAGATTGCGAAATGAGCATAGCCTGTTTATCGTGTAAATCTGCCTGTTGACGATGCAGGAGAGCTTGCTGCTCGTGAGCCTGGGCTTGCGTTAGATGAGCTTGAGCTTGTTGTTTATGCATATTGATTTGCTGATTGTATTGTGAGCTAAGCATGTGCACGATATTGCCTCCTTTCTGCTTGTTCATCATGTGCTATCGTGAAATGGGTTTTGCTTGCGATTCTTTGCTCATGGTGTTGGAAGAGCGTGTTTGTGATGGGTTATTTTTACTACTTTGTTGAGGTTTGACCCCGTTATGCTTGGACATCATGACACTTCCTTTCTTGTAGTTGGTTGAAAATGTCCTTCATAGCTTCCCCATTTCCTCGAAACACATCGCGTGTACTAGTCAAAAAGGGATGAAAAACTTTTACCAATCCACTAGTGATCGTAATGTTCTATAACCCAATCCATAAAGGAAGCAAGGCGGAGATCATTTTCCTTTTCTGCCGGATAGGCAAGCAGGGTAGGTCGAGTTAACGTCCCATTTTTTCCTTGCAATTTTTCTTGTTGGACAAAGCGGGAGGGAAGGATCGAAATTGCTGATAGCGTATTGTCGTAATCATATAACTAGTCTGATAAATAAAGAAGGAAAATGAAAACAGAAAGGGGCTTGCAGGTTTCTCAAATCAAATAATGTAGTTACTTACCTTTATTTGTTCATTTTCAAGGAGGAATTGAAATTAAATTGTGGCAAAAATGAGCAACTATCATCATTTCATTTGATAACGGTCGTGAGTCACTACAATTTCAACTATATAAAACAAAACCGATCATCTGGAAAGTAAACTGGGTATTACAGCAATAGAAGAGAAGCTTAAAAATTTTTATATGAAAAGTGAAATATAGTCAGAAATTTTTCCGTCTATACAGTGACAAGGAGGTGGAACACAATTGGATGACAATGCTGGCGCACGTATCGAACAATGGTTTCTAGCATACAGCAATGATATTTATCGTTTTCTCGTCTATTATACGGGACGAACAGATATAGACGATCTTGTACAAGAGACCTTTATTCGTGCCCTAAAGGCTACCCAGCATACAGAGATTGTAAACCCAAAAACGTGGTTGTTTGCCATTGCTAGAAGTGTAGCCATTGATGAAAAGCGTAAAACAAAACTAATAAACTGGTTGCCAGATATATTCTTGCAGCATCTTGTTTCGCCCGATAAAACACCCGAAGAATCCTTAGAGTTAAGTGAGAATAAACGTTTGCTTTATGACATCATCAATCAGTTGAAACGATCTTATAGGGACGTGTTGATATTGCGCGGTATCAAGGGATTATCAAGTAAGGAGACAGCGGAGGTATTGGGATGGAGCGAAGCCAAAGTAAATCTCACTTTGCATAGGGCAATGAAAGCTGTTCAAAAAAATAGGAATGTTCCTGTTTCGGAGGTGATCAACGATGCCGTCACAAGATGAGCAAATTATATTGGAAGATTTAAATCATTTCCCGGATCAGATCCTTTCTAGGGAGCGGAACCAAGTGATAGTAGAAAATATACGAAAGGAGAGAAGAATGATGCAAAAATTGAAAAGGCGGAAAATATATTTTGGATGGGCGGCAAAAGGGCTTATCACATGTGCAGCGTTATTTGCTTTTATCTGGATGAAGCCATTCTCTTCTCCAGTAGAAAACTCTTCTTCAATAGACACATCAGGAAGTAAGGATGTAATAGAGCAAAAGTATATTACGGCAGCTCAAAAAGAAATAAAAAAAGCGTTTGGCATTAATAAGGATTTTCATTTTGAAAAGTTGGAGAAAGACACAGATTACTCTACTTTAGAGACAAAGGATCGAGAGGCAATTGTGTGGTTTAAAGCTGGAACCACAGATGTTAATGGCGTCTCGGCTACATATAAATTCGATGAGCTGACGAATATGTATCAAAAATATGTAGAGACTGCACGAAATCGGATTAAGGAAACGAATCTACATGATAATTTTCAAACGGTCAGTCTCTATAAAAACAAATCAGGAACAGGCATGTCTTTTTTGTCAGAAGATAACCAGCGCGTGCATGTTGATCTGAATACCAATAAAGTGACCGATTTCTATTTAGATTACAATCTGGGTAATGTGGATAAAAAGTTTGTGTCCATAGCTCAAAAAGCGTTAATGAAACTTTCAAATAAAAATGATTTCTCATTTAATCATGTAGAAAAGTTCTCCCATGAAAAAGAAGATATGTGGAGGTTCTCCAATAAGGAAGATAAGTATCACGACAAATATTCTGTTCAGATTGGAGAGAAAACAGGTCAAGTGTATAGTGTACGTTATGAAACTGATCGTTATAGTATCAAATCAAAAGACGAAGCAATGTCAGTGGGCAAACCGCTCATAAAAAACATAACTGGAATAGACGTTACTGGGTATAAGGTTGATGGTGGTGATCATTGGGGAGGCTATGTATTTCAGAGTCCGGGGAAAACAGCCGTATCTATATTTACTGATAGAGCGATTGATAGATCGGACGGTGGCAATGTTAGCGGTCTCCAAGTCCACGTTCGGTAAATAAGTAAAAGCTACTGACTAACATACATTGTCGGTAGCTTTTTTGTCCTTTAGGCAGCACTATTTTACTAATTCCTTTTGCATTTTTTTAGGAAGCTTATGAAAAACCAATTCATAAGAATGAGTAATCAGCTTCTCCCACAATTCAGTAGGAATATCGGCATCTAAATAAATAGAATTCCAATGACTTTTATTCAAATAGTAGCCAGGAATAATCCCCTCATATGTTTCTCTTAGCTGTTCGGCTCGAGCTGGATCACATTTTAAGGATAGGATAGGTTTTCCGTTAGAATCTCCACCAAGCATTGCAAACATTTTTCCTCCTACCTGATAACGATCTGCTTCCCATTCCACTTTGTAATCATGAACCGCTCCCGGGTGCTTCAGACAATAGGCTTCCAGTGTGAATTTTTCCATGATAAGCTCCTTTCTGCACGCATTTTTTCATTTGTTCAAGCCAGATTGCCAGAAGATAAAAGAAAAATACATCAAGTAGGAAAGTTGCTAATCTATAGATTGATAGGAAAATTTGTGAATTTACTTGTCACAATTGTTGTTATGACTTGTTTCAATATTGGGTACATTATATAATAAGTTTGCCATTGTTTGCTATCCTTGAACAGGTACATTATTTGCAAAGGGGTTGAACTGGGATGCAATGGGTTATGGATGTTACCATGTTTCTGATAACTCTGTTTATTTTGGCTGGAGTTTTTCGTTCATTTAAGGCGAGAAACAAGTTTGCAACAGCGTTTGGTTTGGTTTCATTAGCAGTATTTGTATACGCTGATTTCCTTATTCTTAAATTTGCAACAGTCGCGTAAATGTAAGTGGTTTCATCTCAAGAAGCTTTTGCTCCGGCAAAGCTTCTTTTTTTTGTGAATTTTTGTATGAGCTTTTTGAAGAGGGCCCCAATTATTTTAGACTAGTTCTTTTTCACGCATGATCAGGAAGTGGTTACGTCATACTAGGGATAGGAGGTGGAGTAATAGTGAGATGGAATTTGGGCAAGTCCTACTCCGTTCATATAAAGGGGATACTCATGTCAGATTCGAAAACCAAATGGCTATGTCAACGATTAAAAGCAGGACATATTGCCATGATTAATCATAGAAATCTGGATGTTACAGCGGCGGAAGAACTGATTGCATCTCAAGTAAGAGCCGTTATTAATCTCGCCCCCTTTTTAACAGGAGATTTTTTGACAGAAGGAGCCGCACGCCTTTTACAAGCAAACATAGCACTTTTTGAGATCGATTCTGCAATGAATGTTGCTAGCGATATACAAGAATTTTTAGAAGGAGAACAAGTAGAGATTGTGAATAATTGCTTGTATGCAATTCCTTCTGAAAAACAAAAACAAACCAAGATTGCCTTACGTCCATTTCTAATGCTAGATTACGAAGCTAGAGCTCAGCAAGCTATAAATCATGAGCATAAATATTATAATCAATTTCTAGCTAATACGTTAACCTTTGCCGAACAAGAAAAAAACCTCTTTACGGACGAACTTCCACTTCTCCCTATTCGTTCATCGTTTACTAATCGCTTTGTGGTTTTGGTTAACCGTGGTCCCTCTGCGCAAGACGATCTTCAATCATTGGCCTTTTTTATTAAGAAATGTCGCCCAATTCTACTTGCGGTTGATGGGGGAGCAGATGTCATCCTTCGTTGTGGTTGGACCCCCGATGTTATTCTAGGTGATTTAGACAGCGTTTCGGATCATGCTCTCTTTTCAGGAGCAGATATTATCCTGCATGCCTACCAAGATGGTACGGCGCCAGGGCGAAATCGGCTGGATAGGCTGGGAATTCCTTATTATGAATTGCCTGCACCTGGTACGAGTGAAGATGTTGCTATGCTAGTTGCCTATCAAGGTCAGGCTACTCGAATTATTACAATAGGGAGTCATACCAGTATGCAAGATTTTTTGGAAAAAGGGAGAAAGGGAATGGCTAGTACTTTTATCATTCGTACTCGTATTGGGCATAAACTAATTGACGCAAAAGGAATGCATTACTTGATACAGCAAAAAGAAAAGTTTAGACCTTCTGTGGGTACTGTAATAGCAAGTTCTCTGGGTTTGATCTCTTTGCTTCTATTCATGCATCCAACCATTCGAACTGTAGGACACATGCTCTGGTCGCATGTAAGTAGGGGAATGGTATGAGAGTCAGCGCGATTATTCCTGCCTTCAACGAGCAACATTGGATTGAGGGAACGGTTTCAACCTTGAGAGAATTAACCTTTATTCAAGAGCTCATTGTAGTCGATGACGGGAGCACTGATCAGACTGCCAAAATCGCAAGACCATGGGTTGATCAGCTCATTAGAATGCCTGAGAACGTTGGCAAAGGAGTTGCTTTACAAGCAGGCTGGGAGAGAGCTTCTGGTGATATTGTCTTATTTCTCGATGCTGATTTACAAGGGAGTGCACGTGAGGTGGACAAACTACTCGCACCTGTCGCTAGAAATGAATGTGATATGGCAATTGCTATTTTACCGAAAGCTCCCCATAAGTCCGGATTTGGTTTGGTTAAGAGGCTGGCTGACCAGGGAATTGTACAGATAACCCAGCAGAAGCTACAAGCTCCTTTATCTGGGCAAAGAGCATTAAGACGTGATTTGTTTTCCTGTGTTCGTTTTGTGGATTGTGGATTTGGGATTGAGGTAGCAATGACGATTGATATATTGCGAGCTGGATATCGAATCCAAGAAGTTCCGGTAGAATTTACACATCGTTATACAGCAAACAATATTCAGGGCTTTTTGCATAGGGGAAAAGAGTTCTGGCATGTGTACCGGACCCTTCAGCGCAAACGACGAGAGGAGGGGAATCATGAATAGTAGCACCGTACTGCTATTATCCTGTATTGCTATAATGTTACCCTTGATCTTACACGATGTGTTCTTTCTACGAGGAGTTAAATTACTGGAAAAACACGAGATTGTCAGACTAAATTATCAAGAGGAAATGATACCAACAGGCTGCGGATGGTTTTTATTTTTTTATATTACAAGTACATATGTGTTGCTATCTCTCTTATTTTTTGTGCGGCCTTCTTTAGACATTCCTTGGAAATTTGCCGTATTTTTTCTGTGTGGTTCTTTTGCTATTGCAGCGTTGGGCTGGCAGGACGATTGTACACACGATAAGTATATCAAGGGGTTCCGTGGACACTTGGGAGCGCTGGTTACAGAACGGAGAATGACCAGTGGTTTTTTAAAGGCTTGGGCAGGGGGCAACATTTCTCTAATTATTTGTCTGGGTTTGTATGACACAGTATTTGAAGTTCTGTTCCATACCATTTTGCTTGCACTGTCGATCAACCTGATAAATCTGTTTGATCTACGTCCGGGAAGGGCAAGTAAGGTTTTTTTACTCTTATTTATCCTTGTGCTAGTAGCTACTCCGTTATTTAGCGTGCCGATTTCTTGGGTATTTGTTTATCCCATCATCAGTGCTACACTCCTGTTGTTTTATCATGATGCAAAACGAATGGTGATGCTAGGTGATACAGGCTCCAACTATCTGGGGTTTATTTTAGGGTACACCTTAATTTGCACCACTCCACTAAAAATAAAAATTGTCTTTTTCTTTGTGTTTCTCGTATTGCATGTATTGGCGGAGCGTTATTCATTTACTACGTTTATTAGAGACCGACCACTTTTACACAAATTGGATCTGTTGGGCGGAAAAAAAGCCCCGCCTATAGATAGCGAAGCTTCCTACTCATCCTCTTCGTCAGGATCTCGTTTCATAAAGCGGGGTTGAACGCGATTACGTTTACGGTCATGATGTAAAACAAACCCCCCGATAAACGCTACGGGCACTACAAATAACAAGGCCCCTAAAGTAAATGGACCCCACAAAAATTGATTGATATCGGGATTAAAGTATTGATATAGAGTATCGCGCATCATTTTAAAGCCCCATCCCGCTATGACGGCAGGAATGACCATGATAAGCAATGCGACGATTCTTTGACTAAGCAACCAAGCCACATCCTTTTTGTAAAGGTTTGAATACTTTCTCATCATAAAACATCTGGGGGTGCTTGTCTAACCTACAAAATGCGATAAAATGTAAGTGGAAGATTCAGCCAAAGCAGCAAGCCTGAATGAAAGAGGTGGGTTTCGCATGCATAAAATTATTGTAGTAGGGGCTGGAAAAGGTGGTACGCTGCTCATTCACTTGTTATTGCAAATGGAAGGTGTTGAGCTGATAGCTGTGATTGACCACAATGCTGACGCTCCAGGCATACAAGTAGCCAACTCTCTAGGCATTCAGGTGGGGAGCGATTATGTTCCTTATTTGGCTCGGGATGTGGATTTGATTTTCGAAGCAACTGGCGATCCCCACGCCTACGATGACATTTTAAAAAGAAAGCGCGATGAAACTGTCTTAATACCAGGTAATTTTACGAGTATTATCATGAAGTTGATTAGAGAGCGAGAGAAGCTCATTCAGACCCTTCGCCAAAAACAACGAGAATATGATACCATGCTAAATTCTACGCATGATGCTATTATTGCTGTCAATGAAGAGGGGCTGGTAACGATTTTCAATCGAGCCAGTGAAAAGCTGATGGGACGAACAAAGGATGAAGTTATTGGTACACGGGCGGAACACACAATACCCAATACACGTTTGCATTGTGTTCTTACATCTGGTCAGCCGGAGATTAATCAGGAGCAGGCTTTAACGAAGGACACGCGCATTATTACCAATCGGGTACCTGTGCGAAATGATGCTGGGGATGTGGTCGGGGCTGTCTCTATCTTCCGAGATATTACGGAAATCATAGCATTACTTGAAGAGGTAACGGATCTCAAAGAATTGCAAAGCTTATTGCAAGGAATTTTGCACTCATCTGACGAGGCGATTTCCGTTGTGGATGGCGATGGTATAGGGCTATTAATCAATCCTGCCTATACGCGCATTACTGGCATGACTCCCGATGATGTGATCGGCAAACCAGCCACGGTGGATATTTCTGAAGGAGAGAGCATGCATATGCAAGTACTTCGGACGAAAAAACCAGTTCGAGGTGTTCGCATGAAGTTAGGGCCGATGCGTAAAGATGTCGTGGTAAACGTTGCACCAGTGTTGGTGAATGGGGAATTACGCGGTAGTGTAGGCGTTATTCATGACATATCCGAATTTAAGACCTTATCAGAAGAATTAGAGACGGCTAAAAGGATTATCCGTACACTGGAAGCCAAGTATACTTTCGATGATATTATTGGGGATAGTGAACCGATGAAAGGGGCTATCGAACAGGCTAAGCTGGCTGCCATGACTCCAGCTACTGTCATTCTGCGTGGAGAATCAGGGACAGGTAAAGAGTTGTTTGCCCATGCTATTCACAACGGAAGCTCACGTAAGTATAATCAATTTATTCGAGTCAATTGTGCATCCTTATCAGAGACGCTGTTGGAAAGTGAACTGTTTGGCTATGAAGAGGGAGCCTTCACTGGTGCTAAACGGGGTGGCAAACGTGGACTATTTGAAGAAGCAAGTGGAGGTACCATTTTTTTAGATGAGATTGGCGAGTTATCTATGGGTATGCAAGCTAAACTTTTGCGTGTATTACAGGAAAAAGAGATTATCCGGGTTGGTGGTACTAAAGCAATTCCTATCGATGTTCGCATTATTGCAGCTACGCATGTACATATGGAAACGGCCATCCAAGCCGGCAAATTTCGAGAAGATTTATATTATCGCTTGCATGTGCTACCGATTTATATTCCCCCCTTGCGTCAACGACAAGAGGATTTGGAACCGCTTGCTATCTTTTTGTTG
It includes:
- a CDS encoding DUF2569 domain-containing protein, whose protein sequence is MSDDRGKENEKNTQGDENKRADANRTTVVPLDKEAVNEIAKLTLTGQQPIGGFLYFVGFSLILNFASSIFNFVALFNSLGEAWLILERSEIRYPTMVKGIISFELFYAILLIISVCLLLFLFFRKDKRFPSYMIGYMIITMLFSMLDMYLVDEYIGSFMLLDKSTPFAYIREVVISIFWVTYYVRSKRVKLTFVHDRPLFASKRYETPPYS
- a CDS encoding transcriptional regulator yields the protein MSILPSRFVQQEKLQGKNGTLTRPTLLAYPAEKENDLRLASFMDWVIEHYDH
- a CDS encoding RNA polymerase sigma factor, producing the protein MDDNAGARIEQWFLAYSNDIYRFLVYYTGRTDIDDLVQETFIRALKATQHTEIVNPKTWLFAIARSVAIDEKRKTKLINWLPDIFLQHLVSPDKTPEESLELSENKRLLYDIINQLKRSYRDVLILRGIKGLSSKETAEVLGWSEAKVNLTLHRAMKAVQKNRNVPVSEVINDAVTR
- a CDS encoding MmcQ/YjbR family DNA-binding protein — protein: MEKFTLEAYCLKHPGAVHDYKVEWEADRYQVGGKMFAMLGGDSNGKPILSLKCDPARAEQLRETYEGIIPGYYLNKSHWNSIYLDADIPTELWEKLITHSYELVFHKLPKKMQKELVK
- a CDS encoding DUF2759 family protein; the protein is MQWVMDVTMFLITLFILAGVFRSFKARNKFATAFGLVSLAVFVYADFLILKFATVA
- a CDS encoding glycosyltransferase family 2 protein — translated: MRVSAIIPAFNEQHWIEGTVSTLRELTFIQELIVVDDGSTDQTAKIARPWVDQLIRMPENVGKGVALQAGWERASGDIVLFLDADLQGSAREVDKLLAPVARNECDMAIAILPKAPHKSGFGLVKRLADQGIVQITQQKLQAPLSGQRALRRDLFSCVRFVDCGFGIEVAMTIDILRAGYRIQEVPVEFTHRYTANNIQGFLHRGKEFWHVYRTLQRKRREEGNHE
- a CDS encoding DUF2627 domain-containing protein translates to MRKYSNLYKKDVAWLLSQRIVALLIMVIPAVIAGWGFKMMRDTLYQYFNPDINQFLWGPFTLGALLFVVPVAFIGGFVLHHDRKRNRVQPRFMKRDPDEEDE
- a CDS encoding PAS domain S-box protein codes for the protein MHKIIVVGAGKGGTLLIHLLLQMEGVELIAVIDHNADAPGIQVANSLGIQVGSDYVPYLARDVDLIFEATGDPHAYDDILKRKRDETVLIPGNFTSIIMKLIREREKLIQTLRQKQREYDTMLNSTHDAIIAVNEEGLVTIFNRASEKLMGRTKDEVIGTRAEHTIPNTRLHCVLTSGQPEINQEQALTKDTRIITNRVPVRNDAGDVVGAVSIFRDITEIIALLEEVTDLKELQSLLQGILHSSDEAISVVDGDGIGLLINPAYTRITGMTPDDVIGKPATVDISEGESMHMQVLRTKKPVRGVRMKLGPMRKDVVVNVAPVLVNGELRGSVGVIHDISEFKTLSEELETAKRIIRTLEAKYTFDDIIGDSEPMKGAIEQAKLAAMTPATVILRGESGTGKELFAHAIHNGSSRKYNQFIRVNCASLSETLLESELFGYEEGAFTGAKRGGKRGLFEEASGGTIFLDEIGELSMGMQAKLLRVLQEKEIIRVGGTKAIPIDVRIIAATHVHMETAIQAGKFREDLYYRLHVLPIYIPPLRQRQEDLEPLAIFLLQKFNLEYGRHVQHINKSTLDGLKGYRWPGNVRELENILGRAIIHMKFTEVEIMPHHLPPLERTHVPQGESTQQKPASRENRTLKQAVEEAEKQCILQELQKAKGNRTEAAKQLGVSLRNLYYKMEKLGILETNPQEGL